The Siniperca chuatsi isolate FFG_IHB_CAS linkage group LG7, ASM2008510v1, whole genome shotgun sequence genome includes a window with the following:
- the polr1g gene encoding CD3e molecule, epsilon associated protein: protein MPRDISSSSSEDEADNHTTKSPVKQNESDKKTTRYQCPADFVSFCHKPCSSTLTESLKNNNNELWLIKAPASFNPECFSGIKVPLSGLQTLKVPTAAGTTKTVNGQQIYSILASSHCTSELCLLTSDKQSSDGVVFGPTFSGLLNVCESYGDSSANQAPQVIPAAPAPSIPPGLKQRFHPFGSKTPTLTCVAESEADGAAFGPSSTTLRPLVVKRFIEETWQEEEEEGRKKKKKKKKEKRIKTEREEEVEKLVRVKEEPVAENQDEVMMEHPFQEGDVLEKRKKKKKKKDQEREEVEEGVEPSVRVKEEEVTVKCEPIDMYGDVVEGSGKKKKKKKKSKTDND, encoded by the exons atgccaAGAGACATATCATCTTCATCAAGCGAAGATGAAGCGGACAATCATACCACAAAATCACCTGTAAAGCAAAACGAATCCG ATAAGAAGACCACCAGGTACCAGTGTCCTGCTGACTTTGTGTCTTTCTGCCATAAGCCCTGCAGCAGCACCCTTACAGAGAGTCTGAAGAACAACAATAATGAGTTATGGCTCATTAAAGCTCCTGCCAGCTTTAACCCAGAATG TTTCAGTGGCATCAAGGTGCCCCTCTCAGGTCTCCAGACCCTGAAGGTTCCTACTGCTGCAGGCACAACCAAGACTGTGAATGGCCAGCAGATATACAGCATCCTGGCATCCAGCCACTGTACCTCAGAGCTCTGCTTGCTCACCAGCGACAAACAGTCATCAGATGGAGTGGTTTTTGGCCCTACTTTTTCAGGCctgctaaatgtgtgtgagagctaTGGAGACAGCAGCGCCAACCAGGCCCCTCAGGTCATCCCTGCTGCTCCAGCACCCTCCATACCGCCGGGGCTGAAACAGCGATTCCACCCCTTCGGCAGTAAGACTCCCACGTTGACCTGCGTGGCAGAGAGTGAGGCGGATGGAGCCGCCTTTGGGCCCTCGTCCACAACTCTCCGCCCCCTGGTAGTCAAACGATTCATAGAAGAAACatggcaggaggaggaggaggaggggaggaaaaagaagaaaaagaaaaagaaagaaaagcgaATAAAGACAGAGCGAGAAGAGGAGGTGGAAAAGCTTGTGAGAGTGAAAGAGGAACCTGTAGCTGAAAATCAGGATGAAGTGATGATGGAGCACCCCTTCCAGGAGGGTGACGTTttggagaagaggaagaagaagaagaaaaagaaggaccAGGAgcgagaggaggtggaggagggcgTGGAGCCCAGTGTGAGggtgaaggaggaagaggtaACAGTGAAATGTGAACCAATAGACATGTATGGCGATGTAGTGGAGGGCTcgggaaagaagaagaaaaagaagaagaaaagcaaaactGATAACGACTAG